From the Lathyrus oleraceus cultivar Zhongwan6 chromosome 3, CAAS_Psat_ZW6_1.0, whole genome shotgun sequence genome, the window AAACATACTTTACGCAACTCCCCGACTGAGACGCGTTAGTCTGGCAGCCACACGCACATGTTGGGCACGGTACGATGGTTTCGTTATAGAAAGACGAGAGGGATACGCAGCAAGTGGGAGTTTTCTGAGCGAGAAATTGTGAATATGTGCATGTAACATTCCATGTCACTGCAATGAATCAAAACGATTGTAAGAGGCAGAGGAAATTTAGATAAACATATCGAAAACTGCGAAACATGCGTAAAAGTTGATTAACTTACTGAGTGCTTGTGTCGTTCTTCTTTTGTCGGGTTGAATAAACTGAGTAGGTCTAACAATTTTCGCCGGCCCGCAAGTATAACCCGGTCCGGGTGCTTTTAGAGTGAAGTTTTTTGGGACTTTAACGGTTTTATTTGTGGTTCCAGCTCTACCGACACTCACTTGAAACGACGCGACTGCGTTGGTAGGATCCTGAGCATATGAACTAAGCACCCCGCCTTTGCAGCAATTCGCAATTTGCTGATTGTAAGGTGTTCCGGGAAGTAGATCGACAACGGTTGGATCCTTTTTACAGCAATGTGGTACATTTCCTTTGAATTTCGAACAATCGCCTTGTTCGGTGGTTTGCGATCCCACCATGGCCCAGATTACCTCCTTTTTGGCCCATGTCCATCCTAGTGACCAGCCAGGTGCGGCAATGTGACGATATTGTTGGAAGTTGTTCATCGTAACAACGGCCTACACAATCAATTGTTTCAAATGTATCTCAATAACTAATGGAACAAAAATAAACACAAACCATTCCTAAAGGCTATGACCATTAACCAGGACCGTCTTTGAAAGCGTGCAAGACAGACTACCGCACAAAGCTTAAAATTTTTCACGGTTAAACGTACCTAAACTTGGCCTCAAAATCTTTGTCGCAATAAAAGATAGTTAAATAGGGCCTCAATTGATTTGCCATAGTTGAACTGTGACTAACCAATACAAACACAATCAACATGATCAAACACTTATAGCATAAGCGTTTATTAAATAAGTGCTTATGTATAAGCTATTTTTATAACAAATACAAAACAAAATCGAACTGGCTTCATAAGTTATCTAAAAGAGCTTATGGAAATAAGTTGAAAACAGCTAACGGACATGTCATAAGTTGTTTCAACAAGCTCTCACAAACAAACAATCTTACAAGCATTAAAATCGGCAAATAAGCTCGAATAAGTCTATCAAAAGTGATATTGTAAAAGAATATACTTACAACATAACCATCTGGTGTCCAAGTTATAATATCCCATTTGATTGTGATATTCCCATTTGGGTCAAGTGGATCATAAGCACCTGAAAAAGTTAAAACCACAACCAACAACAAGTATATCAATTAATGAGTCGGATAAATTTTTGCAAAATCAAGTTAAAAAGTAAATTTCAGTGTAAAAATCACGTTTAAATTCAAAAACTACTTCAAGTAGAATCAATTCTTTAAAGCATAGTCAAAACCAAACATGTCAAAATCAATTTTACACATCCAGAATCAATTCAGAGTGCTAcaaacgcttacataagttgtGTCTATGTTAGTAACAAAAGATAAAACAAAGTCAAATAATTTTCATATAAGCTATAAgctttttttttttcataaactATAAAAATAACTTATGAACATGTTCATAAGCTATTTCTATAAGCACTTGTAAAAAATATCACAAGTGCTTATATTAGTAATAAATAACCTCAAACAAATCACTATAAACATCCTTAAAACACATTCCAAACGCCAAAAGTAGAAAAACCCCACATACATAGTAGTTCCTACTAGTAGCTTGACACAGGTTACAACAAAAGCCAAAACAAAAATTACACAaaatttttgttttgttttgtttcatATGCAAATTTCATAGCAAGTAGCAACAAATAGTCATTATCATCAACAAAAAAACTCAATTTCTTACTGAAAACCCATAATTAAGAAAGAAAAAGTGAACCTGTTGAAGTGAAACAAGTGCAAGAGAGTAGAAACAAGAACAAAATTATACAAGGTGATTTTGGTTTTGATAACAAAGAGAAACCCATTTTTTTTTCTTGCTTGAAAAATGTAGGTGAGGATTATGGTGTTTATAAGAGAAAGAGGTTAAAGTTCAAGATCTGTGGAAGAGACGAGAAGACTGAGAATAAAGAAAAAGAAGAGAGAGAAAGTGATGAGAGAGAGAGAACAGAAAAACTGACTATGTTGTTGTGTCTCCCAGTTGGATCCTCTCTGTTTAAGAAAGGTACATAGTTTAGTAAAATGACCATGTTTTATTTTCTCTCTcattttaatatatatttaaCATTTTATTTTGTATCAATATTGACTTTGTTTTTTGACAAAAGGTATATTCTActgaattttatttttattttaaaatattaacaTAAAGATAAAAATTTATTGAAGGATATTTGAGGATGATCACtacttttaattttttattttcatcTATTTACAAAACTTATTTATtgtaattaaaaaaattatagGTGCCTTGATTTGACGTTTATCATCCCGTTTATAGGTGAATTCTAGAATTTTTAGGGCATAAAATCTTCGTGTGTAATATAGTTATCAAAATGAATATGTGTTAGAGTATTATTTGTTATATCATCGGATGACCATTCTTCAATCGTTTTTCTGAATCAAGTGTTTTCTTAGGGCATCTTTCTGAGGTTCGAGAAGCTTTTTTTGGGTTTATAGTTGGTGGAATGGTGCCTTGATCTGATGTCATGATCATCACCCCCACTTCTAATTACACGACCCTTTGGTATTTATAACAGTTTGTGGGTCTGATATACCACCATGGGAGAGTCGTTCATTGGACACTAAGTACTCCTTTGGCCCATGAGGGAACAATTTCTCCCGAGTCAAATCTGGCACGTGGGGGAGTGGCTTGTGATCTTAGATCGTCTTTGCTTACTCGGTCTTTGTGTGCTTAGGTCTCACAAAAACGACTTTTTCGTTTAATCTTGACATTTTCCTTATTCTTGGTGAGGATTTGAAAATACGCCTCTTTGTCTTTTTCGTAGGATGCCAACTTATTCTTTAAGCTAGTACGAATGTTATAAAGATGTGTCGTTCTTAACTTTACTGAATGTTGAGTGGCCTTCAAGTCTTGTCAGGCCTTGGACCTTATTGAGTTGTTATGTGGAGACATTTGTGTTGGTTGGGGCTATTTTGGTTTGTTCTTTTCTCGGTTCTTAGTGTTTTGTTTGACGTAATGTGTCATATATGTTTCTCTTATGAATTCTAGCTATGTGATGTAATTATTAGATCCCTTTTTTTTCTATCCTTATGTGTAATTATTGTGGTATGAAAAGGCATAGTTATGATAATTTGCTTGTTCCAAGTGTCTCTTTGTGATTATTCTCTCGATTTTGGAGTTCATGCATAAATAGAGTCTTCTTTAATCATTTTATATTTTTGTTCCCCAACTCTTTGTAGTTCAACTCTCCTTCTTTTCATTATCTTCGTCTATCTTTGTTGGTTTAATTTCTCTGAACAATGTATTATGTTAATTTTCTTGCTGGATTTTTATGCCTCTCCCTTTCCATATTTTTTAAGAATAACCGGTAGTTTTCTATGCTTTTCGATCTCACCTTGTAATTAATTTCTACTTGGGGTATTCAATGTTGTTTTATGAGGGAGTTTGGTTTCTGCATGTAATGGCGGTTTGGTCTCTTCTCTTAGTGGTATTGACTATTTTTCTTCTCTAGGCGTATCTCACTATTGAGAGATTTTAGGTTGGAAAATTGGGTGGTGGTTGTGAAATTTGTGAGGGGACATGTTTCCGATATGTCATTCTTTTGAATGGATAATTATGGTTTTTTTCATGAATGGTTTATTGTCCTAGAAGAAATGAATTTTTTGGAAGGTTGTGTAAATCTAGTTTATTTAGGTTGTTGGTTTGTTTATTCTGAACTTGGTGGTTGGCGTCAGATCGGTGTTTGAGAAACTTCTAGAGAGCTGGAGGAATGGATTATGGTATCCCTCTATGTTAACGATATGATCTACAGGTGTTATCCTATACGTTATTTCCCAATGTATGACGTACCTTATGGAACCATGGTTTCCAATTTCCTTTTAACTTTTTGAACGACATTTATTATCAAGTTTAATGTTGGCCCTTCGATGATTTCTATCTTCTTATTCAAACATATCCTGATGATGTTATTAAATTACGTCTATGTTACATCTCAAGCTCACTTTTCTCCACCTTGTTAGCCGAAGGCAACGATCTAGGGGGGGGGGGGATAGATTACAATAAAATTTTCTTGGATTAAaaattttgttttgaaaatatttacTATGGCAAGCGGAAGTAACTCCGGATCGACACTCGTCTATCCCGAACCGTTATCGGAAGAATCATATATGTGTTTAAACTGTAACGAAACATATATTAATGATGAGAAAGTAAATAAATATGTTTTACAAAATAATCATTTAAACAATATCACATTTGTAGTCAATTTCCAATGAATTCGGAAACAAAAATTGACATAAacaatttatcaaacacttggtgtgtaaTAAATACCAAGTCGATTTTTCTATGTGTTGAAGATATGAAAAACCAATTGCAATGATTTAGATTGCAATTTATATAATAAAATAGTTTGTATTAGTTCAACATAATCAGAATTACCCGTTTATCAAACTGCACACTAAGAGTATTATCAaaatggagagagagagagagagagagagagagagagagagagagagagagagagagagagagagagagagagagagagagagagagagagagagagagagagagagagtaccAAGATTTACTTAGGAATTTCCCCAATTGTCCTCAATATGGGTACATCTGCCCCAACTCCAAATAGAATTTAGATATGTGTAGTTAACCTTTACAAGAGTTGTTTACAAGAGAAAAACTAGCAATCCAAACTCGCAAATCCTATGTTTGATATTGATCCTAACTTATTCTCTCCCCTTGatcttaagcaagatcaagtgacCCAAGACTTTCAAGTCGATATTCCGGTTACCGCTACTCCTTTGACAGAACGccattcttcaaagctttcactcaTTGTATAAACCCCCCAAATTAATCCTTGGTTTTTGAGGAAAACCCCTAACCGGTTTTATCAAAGAATACTCAACCCAATTATGATTACAATAATCCTAAATTGGACCTTATCAATCTAATTTAAATGACACTCAACAAAAATGACTACGTGTAATAGTTGAATGTATGAAGAAAAcggttgaagatgaagagaacAATATTTGTATGTTCTTGGTTTCAATAATgagaaatgatgcatgaatgcatatttatatgtatgtgtgtgtagaaaaaataacagaaaaaatatatttttagCAAAAAATTACAcgttttataaaataaaattgaatgTATTGACTCCAAATTTGAATGAGTCAATACATAAGGCCTTGGAGTCGATACATAGACTCAAGGAGTCGATACATTGAAGGCAGGAAGATTTGCTTGAAAAAATTCTTCAGAAGGAGTCGACTCTAAATACGGGAGAGTCGACTCATATCTGTTATATATCGACCCACAATAATAATGTATCGATACATTGAAGGCAAAGCAATTTGCTTAAAAAAAATAGTTGGAGTCGACTCCAAACACGAATGAGTTGACTCATTCACATTGTGTATCGACTCATACCTCCTATGTATCGATAATTTTAAGGCATAACCATTTTCTTTAAAACTCATTCAATATGTATCGATACATAGCCATAATGTATCGGCCCATAGACATGTTTTTCATGAAAAATCATATTTTTGACTTGCAATGGCCTATCTAATATGATTTTAAGTGTCATATCATGATAATTCACATCTATATATAGATAACAAGATCCAATGTACACAAATACTAAGTATCATAattttgacatcattcaaaacataTCTAAGAAGATAGTACACTCACACACCTCCATAATAAATTATAAACTTTATTTAGCCtttctttttaatttatttgtATACATCGAGGAAAATGTCTAGTCTAAACATGGAAAGGGTGTTACTATTTATATGTTATCTTTAGTTTTGAGTTTTTATAATAAACAATTTTTCATGTTTGAACCATTTCGTTTTGATAGGGCATtattttttggatgattttctttaattttgatttttatgAG encodes:
- the LOC127128708 gene encoding protein COBRA isoform X2; this translates as MNNFQQYRHIAAPGWSLGWTWAKKEVIWAMVGSQTTEQGDCSKFKGNVPHCCKKDPTVVDLLPGTPYNQQIANCCKGGVLSSYAQDPTNAVASFQVSVGRAGTTNKTVKVPKNFTLKAPGPGYTCGPAKIVRPTQFIQPDKRRTTQALMTWNVTCTYSQFLAQKTPTCCVSLSSFYNETIVPCPTCACGCQTNASQSGSCVNPNTPHLASVVSGNGKNSLSPLVQCTRHMCPIRIHWHVKVNYKEYWRVKVTITNFNYRMNYSDWNLVVQHPNFENITQLFSFNYKSLNPYGSINDTAMLWGVKFYNDFLNHAGPSGNVQSELLFRKDKSTFTFDKGWAFPRRIYFNGDNCVMPPPDAYPWLPNAGSRQEVSLFALSITSLVVFVFYAYA
- the LOC127128708 gene encoding protein COBRA isoform X1, whose protein sequence is MGFSLLSKPKSPCIILFLFLLSCTCFTSTGAYDPLDPNGNITIKWDIITWTPDGYVAVVTMNNFQQYRHIAAPGWSLGWTWAKKEVIWAMVGSQTTEQGDCSKFKGNVPHCCKKDPTVVDLLPGTPYNQQIANCCKGGVLSSYAQDPTNAVASFQVSVGRAGTTNKTVKVPKNFTLKAPGPGYTCGPAKIVRPTQFIQPDKRRTTQALMTWNVTCTYSQFLAQKTPTCCVSLSSFYNETIVPCPTCACGCQTNASQSGSCVNPNTPHLASVVSGNGKNSLSPLVQCTRHMCPIRIHWHVKVNYKEYWRVKVTITNFNYRMNYSDWNLVVQHPNFENITQLFSFNYKSLNPYGSINDTAMLWGVKFYNDFLNHAGPSGNVQSELLFRKDKSTFTFDKGWAFPRRIYFNGDNCVMPPPDAYPWLPNAGSRQEVSLFALSITSLVVFVFYAYA